The sequence AAAACCAACGTATCGTTGCAGAATCAGGAGCAAAATTGATTGATGTAACGAAAAAAGCCTTAGATGCATCATTATCTGGATTAGAATTTGCTTGCGGTATTCCAGGAAGCATCGGTGGTGCGGTGTATATGAACGCTGGAGCTTATGGCGGAGAAATCAAAGATGTCTTATCTGCCATTGATGTGATGTTAGAAGATGGAACGATTACTACTTGGACGAAAGAAGACTTATCTTTCTCTTATCGTCATAGTGCATTACAACAGCAAAAAGCCATTGTTTTATCTGCTAGTTTTGATTTAGAAGCTGGATCTTATCCAGTAATTGCTGAAAAAATGGCAGAATTAACAGATTTACGTGAAAGTAAACAACCATTAGAATATCCATCTTGTGGTAGTGTATTTAAACGTCCAAAAGGGCATTATACAGGTCCTTTAATTATCGAAGCTGGATTACAAGGATATCAAATTGGTGGAGCGCAAGTATCTACTAAGCATGCAGGATTTATTGTTAATATCGATCATGCAACAGCGACAGATTACATTCAATTAATTCATCATATCCAAGAAGTAGTGAAAGAAAAATTTGATGTGGAATTAGAAACAGAAGTTCGCATCATTGGTGAAGAATAAAGAATAAAAGACCTCCAAAATTGGAGGCCTTTTTTATTCTGTCGCAATTAGTGGTCCTTGAATGCATAAGCGTTGGTCACCTGAAGTATTACAAGTAATTAATGTAATTTCTTTTTCTCCATGATTAGCAATTACTTGCGTATCTTTTGGTGAGATATAACGAATCGATTCTGCTTTATAAACATAGGTATGTTTTGAATTTTTTAAATAAATTTTAGCTCCTTTTTGCAAGTTCACCAACGGAGAAAAAAG comes from Catellicoccus marimammalium M35/04/3 and encodes:
- the murB gene encoding UDP-N-acetylmuramate dehydrogenase, with protein sequence MDTKKMQNTLPELKILVDEPLANYTYTKTGGPADALVFPKNRQELKEVVHYANMEGISWQVLGNASNLIVRDSGIRGIVILLSEMAEVVVENQRIVAESGAKLIDVTKKALDASLSGLEFACGIPGSIGGAVYMNAGAYGGEIKDVLSAIDVMLEDGTITTWTKEDLSFSYRHSALQQQKAIVLSASFDLEAGSYPVIAEKMAELTDLRESKQPLEYPSCGSVFKRPKGHYTGPLIIEAGLQGYQIGGAQVSTKHAGFIVNIDHATATDYIQLIHHIQEVVKEKFDVELETEVRIIGEE